From the Anas platyrhynchos isolate ZD024472 breed Pekin duck chromosome 27, IASCAAS_PekinDuck_T2T, whole genome shotgun sequence genome, one window contains:
- the UQCC2 gene encoding ubiquinol-cytochrome c reductase complex assembly factor 2 translates to MAATRYRRFLKLCEEWPVEETKRQRDLGIFLRQRVAQAFREGENTQIADPETCDQMYESLLRIHTNYYKNKYPRLKETSFTGVTVQDCKMILATDILKQMEDMKKGTWKKLRERFSAKKSEEDLK, encoded by the exons ATGGCGGCCACCAGGTACCGGCGGTTCCTGAAGCTGTGCGAGGAGTGGCCGGTGGAGGAGACGAAGCGGCAGCGGGACCTGGGCATCTTCCTGCGGCAGCGGGTGGCGCAGGCCTTCCGCGAGGGGGAGAACACGCAG ATTGCTGACCCTGAGACCTGTGACCAAATGTATGAGAGCTTACTCAGAATCCACACCAACTACTACAAAAACAAG TATCCACGCCTGAAAGAAACAAGCTTCACTGGAGTGACAGTGCAAGATTGCAAGATGATTCTAGCAACAG ACATTCTCAAACAGATGGAAGACATGAAAAAAGGAACATGGAAAAAATTGCGAGAAAGGTTTTCCGCCAAGAAATCTGAAGAGGACTTGAAGTGA